In the genome of Ignavibacteriales bacterium, one region contains:
- a CDS encoding GNAT family N-acetyltransferase: MNIETILLKLAEDPIRNLSITGFVENNGVQEFHQAGNSILIKQKSDQLWVYISSKDENEFKSLVDMMSGEDEYYASLEDWMIPFITNCREIDWKLITMRYYLPREITLPVPVHKAGSLTPGDAEFIMENAKYKDYLSLDYIVERIMNGLSSCIRIDDKPAAWALTHDDGSLGFLQVMDNYQRKGLGISATISLAQKVIAKGKIPFANIEEDNLNAINLVNKIGFKKDRRITWFKLR; the protein is encoded by the coding sequence ATGAATATTGAAACCATTCTCCTAAAGCTTGCCGAAGACCCGATACGAAACCTTAGCATTACTGGATTTGTTGAGAACAACGGGGTGCAGGAGTTTCATCAGGCGGGAAACTCAATATTGATTAAACAGAAAAGCGATCAGCTTTGGGTTTATATAAGCAGTAAAGATGAAAACGAATTTAAATCTTTAGTTGATATGATGAGCGGCGAAGATGAGTATTATGCTTCTCTGGAAGACTGGATGATTCCTTTTATAACCAATTGCAGAGAGATTGATTGGAAGCTTATCACGATGCGTTATTATCTTCCGCGTGAAATAACACTTCCAGTTCCGGTTCACAAAGCCGGTTCTCTTACACCGGGCGATGCTGAGTTCATTATGGAAAACGCAAAGTATAAAGATTATCTTTCGCTTGATTACATAGTTGAAAGAATCATGAATGGATTAAGTTCATGCATACGCATTGATGATAAACCTGCCGCGTGGGCACTAACACACGATGACGGTTCATTAGGATTTTTACAGGTGATGGATAACTATCAACGAAAAGGGTTAGGAATTTCTGCAACAATCTCTCTTGCACAAAAGGTAATTGCTAAAGGAAAAATTCCTTTTGCAAATATTGAAGAGGATAATCTGAACGCGATTAATCTTGTTAACAAAATCGGATTTAAGAAAGACAGGAGAATCACCTGGTTTAAACTCAGATGA
- a CDS encoding MFS transporter, which produces MNPYKSLKSLPHDMWILFFATLINRSGTMVLPFLALYLTQDLKVAATSAGLLIAFYGGGALLTAPFAGRLSDKLGALKVMIYSLLLSGILLIVYSFIQTYEWLVVLTLVWATTNEAFRPANLAYISEVVPAEQRRVAYALNRLAINIGMSIGPVAAGFLTLIDYSIIFYVDGITSIMAGIFLIYAPWQKSENINSSTQISEADIKTVNYSDSNKKLIYFLAAMIPISMVFFQHISTMPLFVVNELGISSATYGLLFAINTGLVILFEVPLNDYLGKFKEGRVLAVGAFLTGLGFGGMAFCTDVLSVAITIVIWTVGEMIILPISVAYVSNIAPDNKRGSYMGFYQMIFNLAFTAGPWLGTIVMEIHGSKILWYAIFVLGLISTLMMLKLDKKS; this is translated from the coding sequence TTGAATCCATACAAATCTCTTAAAAGTCTTCCGCATGATATGTGGATTTTATTCTTCGCCACATTGATCAACCGATCAGGAACAATGGTGCTTCCATTTCTTGCGCTGTATCTTACTCAGGATTTAAAGGTTGCCGCAACATCTGCCGGATTGTTAATCGCATTTTACGGTGGTGGCGCACTTTTAACAGCACCATTCGCCGGACGTTTAAGCGATAAACTTGGTGCCTTGAAGGTAATGATATACTCACTTCTGTTATCCGGAATTTTGTTAATTGTTTATTCCTTCATTCAAACATATGAATGGCTGGTTGTTCTTACGCTTGTCTGGGCAACCACTAACGAAGCTTTCCGTCCTGCAAACCTTGCTTACATTTCAGAAGTGGTTCCGGCAGAACAAAGAAGAGTTGCATACGCATTAAACAGGCTCGCAATAAATATTGGAATGAGTATTGGTCCTGTTGCGGCAGGATTTCTTACGTTAATAGACTACTCAATAATTTTTTATGTCGATGGTATAACCTCAATCATGGCGGGCATTTTTTTAATATATGCGCCGTGGCAAAAAAGTGAAAACATAAACTCATCAACTCAAATATCAGAAGCAGATATAAAGACCGTTAATTATTCGGACAGTAATAAAAAATTGATTTACTTTCTTGCTGCAATGATCCCAATCTCAATGGTTTTCTTTCAGCATATTTCAACAATGCCGCTGTTTGTCGTTAATGAATTAGGAATTTCATCAGCTACTTACGGATTATTATTTGCTATTAACACCGGACTGGTAATTTTATTCGAAGTTCCGTTAAATGATTACCTCGGAAAATTTAAAGAAGGCAGAGTGCTTGCTGTCGGCGCTTTTCTAACTGGATTAGGATTTGGCGGGATGGCCTTTTGTACGGATGTTCTTTCTGTTGCAATTACAATTGTTATCTGGACAGTTGGTGAAATGATAATACTACCAATTAGTGTTGCTTACGTTTCTAACATTGCACCGGATAACAAACGCGGTTCTTACATGGGCTTTTACCAGATGATTTTTAACCTGGCATTCACCGCAGGTCCCTGGCTGGGAACAATAGTAATGGAAATTCATGGAAGTAAAATTTTATGGTATGCTATTTTTGTGCTGGGATTGATTTCAACACTGATGATGTTGAAGCTGGATAAAAAAAGTTAA
- a CDS encoding T9SS type A sorting domain-containing protein yields MNNNVKLSWVTATEVNNRGFEVERKEVGSEKSAAGNDGWQSIGFVAGLGTTTAQHTYSFIDENLPSGRQGVLPGIYQYRLKQIDFDGSYEYSKIVEVDFSQPVTFLLEQNYPNPFNPSTKISFTIPLVETGHAPSLHVMLKIYDVLGNEIFTLINDEKPAGYYEVEFDAGKLSSGVYYYNLTAGSFSDTKKMLIIK; encoded by the coding sequence ATGAATAACAACGTTAAGCTAAGCTGGGTAACAGCAACAGAGGTTAATAACAGAGGGTTTGAAGTGGAGAGGAAGGAAGTAGGCAGCGAGAAATCGGCAGCAGGCAATGACGGTTGGCAGAGCATTGGTTTTGTCGCCGGACTTGGGACGACTACCGCACAGCATACTTATTCTTTCATTGATGAAAACCTGCCTTCCGGGAGACAAGGTGTTTTACCCGGAATTTATCAATACAGACTAAAGCAAATTGACTTTGATGGATCGTATGAATATTCAAAAATTGTTGAGGTGGATTTTTCTCAACCGGTTACTTTTTTACTTGAGCAGAATTATCCTAATCCATTTAATCCTTCGACCAAAATTTCATTTACAATTCCATTGGTGGAGACGGGGCATGCCCCTTCTCTACATGTAATGTTAAAAATTTATGACGTTTTAGGTAATGAAATTTTTACCCTCATAAACGATGAAAAGCCGGCGGGGTATTATGAAGTCGAATTTGATGCGGGAAAACTATCAAGCGGAGTGTACTATTACAACCTGACGGCAGGAAGTTTTTCAGATACAAAAAAGATGCTTATTATTAAATAG
- a CDS encoding tryptophan 2,3-dioxygenase, whose amino-acid sequence MSLTYSGYLHLDELLHIQQPRSEGPDHDEMLFIIIHQTYELWFKQVLHELDHLKKLLSGNDLPRSLHTMKRILTILKVLVHQTDILETMTPLEFLTFRDRLETASGFQSFQFRELEFSLGQKNEKILSRFDEHSSERKRLQKRFDEPSLWQVFLHFLKVNKYDIPDSAILSIDNDVEADSIEQILINIYKSDHNLAQFCELLLDMDEGFQEWRYRHVKMVERTIGTKQGTGGSDGVKYLMATLSIKFFPLLWSVRKDFNK is encoded by the coding sequence ATGTCGTTAACTTATTCAGGCTATCTTCATTTAGATGAACTTCTTCACATTCAGCAGCCTCGCTCTGAGGGGCCGGATCATGATGAAATGCTCTTTATCATAATTCATCAAACATACGAGCTTTGGTTTAAACAGGTTCTTCATGAACTAGATCATTTGAAAAAACTTCTCTCCGGGAATGATCTTCCGCGTTCACTTCACACAATGAAGCGCATACTTACAATTTTAAAAGTACTTGTGCATCAGACAGATATACTTGAAACGATGACTCCGCTTGAGTTTTTAACTTTCCGCGACAGACTTGAAACTGCAAGCGGGTTTCAGTCATTCCAGTTCCGTGAACTTGAATTTTCCCTCGGTCAGAAAAATGAAAAAATACTTTCTCGTTTCGACGAACATTCTTCCGAAAGAAAAAGACTTCAGAAAAGATTTGATGAACCTTCTCTCTGGCAGGTGTTTCTTCATTTTCTTAAAGTGAATAAATATGATATTCCTGATTCTGCAATCCTCTCTATTGATAATGATGTTGAAGCAGATTCCATTGAACAGATCCTGATTAACATTTATAAAAGCGATCACAACCTTGCTCAATTTTGTGAATTACTTCTTGATATGGACGAAGGTTTCCAGGAATGGCGTTATCGTCATGTTAAAATGGTCGAAAGAACCATCGGTACAAAACAAGGAACCGGCGGTTCTGACGGGGTTAAATATCTTATGGCAACTTTATCGATAAAATTTTTTCCGCTTCTTTGGTCAGTCAGAAAGGATTTCAACAAATGA
- a CDS encoding kynureninase, producing the protein MKLKPDDLYASPNKLARHYSKFKVSKRLLFTGHSHQAWPDCGFAGQKKTWEDAAELVDDKWEKAFEKAGEVKQGFLKLLNDKNGFIALASNTHEHLIKFLSALPLKTKPKLISTDGEFHTIRRQLDRLGEEGIEVAKVSSSPVDEVVGKLISKCDEKTSAVIVSSVFFQSGLILPHLHELAEHCYKNNIELLVDTYHHLNVVPFSIKEKNLEKAFVVGGGYKYCQLGEGNCFLRIPKDCELRPVITGWYSEFTALAEQKKSGEVVYGTGGDLFAGATYDPTSHYRASEVFNFFAKMKLTPEFLREVNQHQVSLLMNEFDKLNLNDELITRDRNVDLNNVGGFLVLNSERAGEISTGLSEKGVMTDYRGSSLRFGPAPYLSDTQIIEAINKLSEVVSELK; encoded by the coding sequence ATGAAATTAAAACCTGATGATCTTTATGCTTCGCCCAACAAACTTGCCAGGCACTATTCAAAATTTAAGGTGAGCAAAAGGTTATTGTTTACAGGACACTCACACCAGGCATGGCCTGACTGCGGATTTGCCGGTCAGAAAAAAACCTGGGAAGACGCTGCAGAGTTAGTCGATGATAAATGGGAAAAGGCTTTTGAAAAAGCAGGTGAAGTAAAACAAGGTTTCTTAAAACTGCTTAATGATAAAAATGGATTTATAGCACTTGCGTCAAATACGCATGAACATTTGATAAAATTTCTTTCTGCTCTTCCGTTAAAAACAAAACCAAAACTAATTTCAACTGACGGTGAATTTCATACAATCAGGAGACAGCTTGATCGTTTAGGTGAAGAAGGTATTGAAGTTGCAAAAGTATCATCCTCCCCAGTTGATGAAGTTGTGGGAAAATTAATTTCAAAGTGCGATGAAAAAACTTCCGCAGTAATTGTTTCATCAGTATTTTTTCAATCAGGACTGATACTTCCTCATCTGCATGAGCTTGCCGAACATTGTTACAAAAACAATATTGAACTGCTTGTTGATACTTATCATCATCTGAATGTTGTTCCTTTTTCGATCAAAGAAAAAAATCTTGAAAAAGCATTTGTTGTCGGCGGAGGATATAAATACTGCCAGCTTGGTGAAGGAAATTGTTTTTTAAGGATTCCGAAGGACTGTGAGCTGCGACCAGTAATTACAGGATGGTACAGCGAGTTTACTGCTCTTGCTGAACAGAAAAAAAGCGGAGAGGTGGTTTATGGAACAGGCGGAGACTTGTTTGCCGGAGCTACTTATGATCCAACAAGTCATTACAGGGCATCAGAAGTTTTTAATTTTTTTGCAAAAATGAAATTGACTCCTGAGTTTTTGCGTGAAGTGAATCAACACCAGGTTTCTCTTCTGATGAATGAGTTTGATAAGCTAAATCTGAATGATGAATTAATCACGCGGGATAGAAATGTAGATCTGAATAATGTCGGCGGCTTTCTTGTATTAAACTCAGAACGTGCGGGAGAGATTTCAACCGGACTCTCGGAAAAAGGGGTGATGACCGATTACAGAGGAAGTTCGTTGAGATTCGGACCTGCGCCATATTTGTCCGATACACAAATAATTGAAGCGATAAATAAATTAAGTGAAGTTGTTTCAGAACTAAAGTGA
- a CDS encoding DNA-3-methyladenine glycosylase I: MKQRCPWPSDDKLMIKYHDNEWGVPVHSDKKLFEFLILEGFQAGLSWRTILYKRENFRKAFDGFDFNKVALYNKRKVSSLLKDEGIIRNKLKIEAAVTNAKAFLQVRKEFGTFDKYIWSFVNHKPVINKFKSLKEIPAKTGLSDIISIDLKKRGFKFVGSTIVYAHMQATGMVNDHMTYCFCYKRKK; encoded by the coding sequence ATGAAGCAGCGCTGTCCCTGGCCTTCGGATGATAAACTTATGATCAAATATCATGACAACGAATGGGGTGTTCCTGTTCATAGTGATAAAAAACTTTTTGAATTTCTTATACTCGAAGGATTTCAGGCTGGCTTAAGCTGGCGGACAATTCTTTACAAGCGGGAAAATTTTCGCAAAGCTTTTGATGGTTTTGATTTTAATAAAGTTGCGCTATACAACAAAAGAAAAGTCAGTTCATTATTAAAAGATGAAGGCATTATCAGAAATAAATTGAAAATAGAAGCCGCGGTGACAAACGCAAAAGCATTTCTGCAGGTTAGAAAAGAGTTCGGGACTTTTGATAAATACATCTGGAGTTTTGTAAATCATAAACCTGTCATTAACAAATTCAAATCGCTCAAAGAAATTCCTGCAAAAACCGGATTGTCTGATATCATCAGCATAGATCTGAAAAAACGCGGATTTAAATTTGTAGGTTCAACGATAGTTTATGCGCATATGCAGGCAACTGGAATGGTGAATGATCATATGACATATTGTTTTTGTTATAAGAGAAAAAAATAA
- a CDS encoding DUF853 family protein produces MSTKEKFSEEIKTAYSFGTEFITLGGVIYQGECVNDLHINIPLKTLNRHGLIAGATGTGKTKTLQVITEQLSSKSVPVLVMDIKGDFSGIAKAGSVNSKIEERHNKIGLTYTPSGFPVELLTLSEEKGVRLRATVSEFGPVLLSKILELNDTQSSFVSLIFKYCDDVQLPVLDLKDFKRVLQYISNEGKAEIEKEYGKISTTSVGTILRKVIELEQQGAEKFFGEKSFEVDDLVRIDENGRGVISIIRLVDLQDKPKLFSTFMLSLLAEIYSSFPEEGDVSQPKLAIFIDEAHLIFKEASKALLEQIETIIKLIRSKGVGIFFCTQNPTDVPSSVLSQLGLKVQHALRAFTAKDRQMIKLTAENYPTSEYYKTDEMLTSLGIGEAAITALNEKGIPTPLTAVLLRAPQSRMDVLSENEIDELVRSSKLISKYNDEFDRESAYEMLNRKLEVSKTPKTEPLPKHQPTTQPRQSTRQEKSTFEKVLTSPTTKQIGNTIVKELARGLLGVLGLGGTTRRR; encoded by the coding sequence ATGAGCACAAAAGAAAAATTCTCTGAAGAAATAAAAACCGCATATTCATTTGGAACGGAATTTATCACACTCGGCGGAGTTATTTACCAGGGCGAATGTGTTAATGATCTTCATATAAATATTCCGCTAAAAACATTAAACAGGCATGGATTAATTGCCGGGGCTACGGGAACCGGGAAAACAAAAACTCTGCAGGTAATTACCGAACAGCTTTCATCAAAGAGTGTTCCCGTTCTTGTCATGGATATAAAAGGAGACTTTAGCGGAATTGCAAAAGCAGGATCGGTTAATTCCAAAATAGAAGAACGTCATAATAAAATCGGACTGACTTATACTCCCTCAGGTTTTCCTGTTGAATTATTAACTCTGTCGGAAGAGAAAGGTGTCCGTCTGCGAGCAACAGTTTCTGAATTCGGACCGGTATTACTTTCAAAAATTCTTGAACTTAATGATACTCAATCAAGTTTCGTTTCTCTCATTTTCAAATATTGTGATGATGTTCAACTGCCTGTACTTGATTTAAAAGACTTTAAGCGCGTGCTTCAATACATTTCAAATGAAGGTAAAGCTGAAATAGAAAAAGAATATGGAAAGATATCAACGACTTCAGTCGGAACAATTTTACGCAAAGTCATCGAGCTTGAGCAGCAAGGTGCCGAAAAATTTTTCGGTGAAAAATCTTTTGAAGTAGATGACCTGGTAAGGATTGATGAAAATGGTCGCGGGGTAATTTCAATCATCCGGCTTGTTGATCTGCAGGATAAACCAAAATTATTTTCGACTTTTATGCTTTCACTACTTGCAGAAATTTATTCATCCTTTCCTGAAGAAGGCGATGTTAGTCAGCCTAAACTTGCAATCTTTATTGACGAAGCTCACCTGATTTTTAAAGAAGCTTCTAAAGCCCTTCTTGAGCAGATAGAAACAATTATCAAATTAATCCGCTCGAAAGGAGTTGGAATTTTCTTCTGCACTCAAAACCCAACGGATGTGCCTTCAAGCGTACTTAGTCAACTGGGATTAAAGGTTCAACATGCACTGAGAGCATTTACCGCTAAGGACAGGCAGATGATCAAATTGACTGCTGAGAATTACCCAACCTCTGAATATTATAAAACTGATGAGATGTTAACATCTCTTGGAATCGGCGAAGCCGCAATAACCGCACTGAATGAAAAAGGAATTCCGACTCCTTTAACTGCTGTGTTGTTAAGAGCTCCTCAATCAAGAATGGACGTACTTTCAGAAAATGAGATAGATGAGCTTGTACGCAGTTCAAAATTAATCTCAAAGTACAATGATGAGTTTGACAGGGAAAGCGCATATGAAATGTTGAACAGGAAACTGGAAGTCTCAAAAACTCCCAAGACGGAACCTTTGCCCAAACATCAGCCAACTACTCAACCAAGACAATCAACACGACAAGAAAAAAGTACATTTGAGAAAGTATTGACGAGTCCGACAACAAAACAAATCGGCAACACAATTGTTAAAGAACTTGCCCGAGGCTTGCTTGGAGTGCTTGGTTTAGGCGGTACAACAAGACGAAGATAA
- a CDS encoding DUF937 domain-containing protein, whose translation MGILDTIQSSSGEQGGNQNDLLNTVMNLIGGQGGGLNGLISQFTSNGLGDVIGSWVGTGKNLPISGDQIQNILGNDTVKNLASKLGMDTGSLTSQLSNLLPNVVDKLTPEGKVPEGDILSQGMNLLGGLFDGK comes from the coding sequence ATGGGTATCTTGGATACTATTCAATCATCTTCCGGCGAACAAGGCGGAAACCAGAATGATTTATTAAATACTGTAATGAACTTAATTGGCGGACAAGGCGGCGGCTTAAACGGATTGATCAGTCAATTTACATCTAATGGTCTTGGAGATGTAATTGGCTCATGGGTTGGTACAGGAAAAAATCTCCCGATTTCAGGTGACCAGATCCAAAACATATTGGGAAATGATACAGTGAAAAACCTTGCTTCAAAACTCGGGATGGATACCGGCTCACTTACTTCACAACTTTCTAATTTACTTCCGAATGTTGTTGACAAATTAACTCCAGAAGGTAAAGTGCCCGAAGGTGATATACTCAGCCAGGGTATGAATCTTCTTGGCGGATTGTTTGATGGAAAATAA